From a region of the Methylocystis hirsuta genome:
- a CDS encoding ISNCY family transposase, with translation MIKFLSLLSRYEAAEFSQLEAAELLGVGERTFRRWRQRYEEEGEAGLLDRRLGKASVKRVPVDRSEEVEALYRGRYAGFTAKHFHEHLVRMHGFKWGYTWTKTFLHGRGLLEKAPKRGAHRRKRERRPLPGMMLHQDGSRHMWLEGRPALDLIVTLDDATSQIYSAFLVEEEGTASTFRALAEVFGEHGLPLSLYTDRGAHYFHTPEAGGKVDRSKPTQVGRALAHLGVEHIAAYSPQARGRSERVFQTLQDRLVKELALAGIDTVAAANRFLREVYIPSHNARFAVAPTQEGSAFVAISGVDLCEILCVQEERQVGNDNCVSFNRLKLQIPESPLRAHFVKARVKVRCYPDGTHAVFHGPRCLARYDEKGALQEERKAA, from the coding sequence ATGATCAAGTTCCTGAGCCTATTGAGTCGTTACGAGGCGGCTGAGTTTAGTCAGCTGGAAGCGGCGGAACTGTTGGGGGTTGGCGAGCGGACGTTCCGGCGCTGGCGTCAACGCTATGAGGAGGAGGGCGAAGCGGGCCTTCTCGACCGGCGGCTCGGCAAGGCGTCTGTCAAGCGGGTTCCGGTTGATCGGAGCGAAGAAGTGGAGGCTCTGTATCGCGGTCGGTACGCTGGCTTCACCGCGAAGCATTTTCACGAGCATCTGGTGCGCATGCACGGGTTCAAATGGGGCTACACCTGGACGAAGACCTTCCTGCATGGGCGGGGTTTGCTGGAGAAGGCGCCCAAGCGCGGCGCGCATCGGCGCAAGCGCGAGCGGCGCCCGCTTCCCGGCATGATGCTGCATCAGGACGGATCGCGGCATATGTGGCTCGAGGGGCGGCCGGCGCTCGATCTGATCGTCACGCTGGACGACGCGACGAGCCAAATCTACTCGGCGTTTCTGGTCGAGGAGGAAGGGACGGCTTCGACCTTCCGCGCGCTGGCGGAGGTGTTTGGCGAACATGGCCTGCCGCTTTCGCTCTACACGGATCGCGGCGCGCATTATTTTCACACGCCGGAAGCGGGCGGCAAGGTCGACCGGTCGAAGCCGACGCAGGTCGGACGGGCGCTGGCGCATCTGGGCGTCGAGCATATCGCGGCGTATTCTCCGCAGGCGCGCGGGCGCTCGGAGCGGGTGTTCCAGACCTTGCAGGATCGACTGGTGAAGGAGCTGGCGCTTGCGGGGATCGACACGGTCGCGGCGGCCAACCGGTTCCTGCGCGAGGTCTATATTCCGTCGCACAACGCCCGGTTCGCGGTGGCGCCAACGCAGGAGGGCTCGGCTTTCGTGGCGATCTCCGGCGTCGATCTTTGCGAGATTTTATGCGTGCAGGAGGAGCGCCAGGTCGGCAACGACAACTGCGTGTCGTTCAACCGGCTCAAGCTTCAGATTCCCGAAAGCCCGCTGCGCGCGCATTTCGTCAAGGCGCGGGTGAAGGTGCGCTGCTATCCCGATGGAACCCACGCCGTCTTCCACGGCCCGCGATGCCTCGCGCGCTACGACGAAAAGGGCGCCCTCCAGGAAGAAAGAAAAGCCGCTTGA
- a CDS encoding DUF1097 domain-containing protein — MSAASNRAIYNDALRAAVVGIAAGALAFLALGPTSPFGLQVWALLTGWASFLLLGGGLDGLRKSAIHSLFGASLALGALVFATHQPEALGVDFAVWAALGVAVTVALVTLAARLPLLGSVPASLLGYVSVLVATLPDYRVERILSPSVGNPVFGAVASLIIGALFAYAAEEIVQRLRSRVSESIAKA; from the coding sequence ATGAGCGCTGCATCTAATCGCGCAATATACAACGATGCCCTTCGCGCCGCCGTCGTCGGCATCGCCGCAGGAGCGCTGGCGTTTCTGGCGCTGGGCCCCACCTCTCCCTTTGGGCTGCAGGTCTGGGCGCTTCTGACCGGATGGGCTTCCTTTCTCCTGCTTGGAGGCGGACTCGACGGCCTTCGTAAATCGGCGATCCATTCGCTATTCGGCGCCTCTCTCGCACTCGGCGCGTTGGTCTTTGCAACGCATCAACCCGAAGCGCTTGGCGTCGACTTCGCCGTCTGGGCCGCGCTCGGCGTCGCTGTGACGGTGGCGCTGGTTACGCTCGCGGCGCGCTTGCCGTTGCTCGGCAGCGTTCCCGCGTCACTGCTGGGCTACGTCAGTGTGCTTGTCGCGACTTTGCCGGATTACCGTGTCGAGAGGATTTTGTCTCCGAGCGTCGGGAATCCGGTGTTCGGCGCCGTCGCGTCGCTGATCATCGGCGCCTTATTCGCCTATGCAGCGGAAGAGATTGTGCAGCGGCTTCGTTCGCGCGTGAGCGAGTCGATCGCCAAGGCATAG
- a CDS encoding SCO family protein, translated as MFVDATFDRGIASPNAPLRPNFRLQSSEGSIVDSHLLRGRPYLLFFGFANCPAICPTTLMETQALLREAGAATHTFPIYFVSVDPARDTPEALRDFVRGFGDNVLGLMGSDEDVAAAAKSVRVYFSKSKNASSESLDHSALVYLVSSGGEVVSTVSVDEPKASALYKIRTLSVFGRL; from the coding sequence ATGTTTGTCGATGCGACGTTCGATCGCGGGATCGCTTCGCCCAACGCGCCGTTGCGCCCGAACTTTCGTTTGCAGTCTTCGGAGGGCTCTATCGTTGACAGCCATTTGCTGCGCGGGCGCCCCTATCTGCTCTTTTTTGGTTTCGCCAACTGCCCTGCGATCTGTCCGACAACGCTCATGGAAACGCAGGCGCTTTTGCGTGAAGCGGGCGCGGCGACGCATACATTTCCCATTTACTTCGTGTCGGTCGATCCCGCGAGAGACACGCCAGAGGCGTTGAGGGACTTCGTCAGAGGCTTTGGCGATAATGTCCTTGGCCTTATGGGCTCTGACGAAGATGTTGCGGCTGCCGCCAAGTCGGTGCGAGTCTATTTTTCCAAAAGCAAGAATGCGTCGTCCGAGAGCCTCGATCACAGCGCTCTCGTCTATCTTGTGAGCAGCGGCGGTGAGGTGGTCAGCACGGTTTCTGTTGATGAACCGAAGGCGAGCGCGCTGTATAAAATTCGAACACTTTCCGTGTTTGGAAGATTATAG
- a CDS encoding septation protein A, giving the protein MTQETAIAAKRKLNPWLKLALELGPLLLFFVVNSKYGIFAATGVLMAGVVLTLAVSWAITRHLPAMPVVTAVLVLVFGSLTYFLHDETFIKLKVTILYTLFGAGLIGALYFGKLLLPIVFDMAIHIDDAGWRKLTLRWGLFFFALAGLNEVLRRILTTDDWVNFKVFGILPLTLVFALAQAPLIMRHEIRPEDEDSETHF; this is encoded by the coding sequence ATGACGCAGGAAACGGCCATCGCGGCAAAACGAAAGCTCAATCCCTGGCTGAAGCTGGCGCTGGAACTCGGACCTCTGCTGCTGTTCTTCGTCGTCAACTCCAAATACGGCATTTTCGCCGCGACCGGCGTGCTGATGGCCGGCGTCGTCCTGACACTTGCCGTCTCATGGGCGATCACGCGACATCTGCCGGCGATGCCGGTGGTCACCGCCGTGCTGGTGCTGGTGTTCGGCTCGCTCACCTACTTTCTGCATGACGAAACCTTCATCAAGCTGAAGGTGACGATCCTTTACACGCTGTTCGGCGCCGGCCTGATCGGCGCGCTCTATTTCGGCAAGCTGCTGCTGCCGATCGTCTTTGACATGGCGATCCACATTGACGACGCCGGCTGGCGCAAGCTCACCCTACGCTGGGGCCTGTTCTTTTTCGCGCTCGCTGGGCTCAATGAAGTCCTGCGCCGCATTCTGACGACCGACGACTGGGTGAATTTCAAGGTTTTCGGCATATTGCCGCTGACGCTCGTCTTCGCGCTGGCGCAGGCGCCGCTCATCATGCGCCACGAAATTCGCCCCGAGGACGAAGACTCCGAAACGCATTTCTGA
- the mmoX gene encoding aromatic/alkene monooxygenase hydroxylase subunit alpha: protein MAISLATKAATDALKVNRAPVGVEPQEVHKWLQSFNWDFKNNRTKYATKYHMANQTKEQFKVIAKEYARMEAAKDERQFGTLLDGLTRLGAGNRVHPRWGETMKVISNFLEVGEYNAIAASAMLWDSATAAEQKNGYLAQVLDEIRHTHQCAFINHYYSKHYHDPAGHNDARRTRAIGPLWKGMKRVFADGFISGDAVECSVNLQLVGEACFTNPLIVAVTEWASANGDEITPTVFLSVETDELRHMANGYQTVVSIANDPAAAKYLNTDLNNAFWTQQKYFTPALGYLFEYGSKFKVEPWVKTWNRWVYEDWGGIWIGRLGKYGVESPRSLRDAKVDAYWAHHDLALAAYALWPLGFSRLSLPDEEDQAWFEANYPGWADHYGKIYNEWKKLGYEDPKSGFIPYAWLVQNDHEVYIDRVSQVPFIPSLAKGSGSLRVHEFNGQKHSLTDEWGERMWLTEPERYECHSIFEQYEGRELSEVIAEGHGVRSDGKTLIAQPHVRGDNLWTLEDIKRAGCVFHDPLAKFN, encoded by the coding sequence ATGGCTATCAGTCTCGCGACAAAAGCGGCGACCGACGCGCTAAAAGTCAATCGCGCGCCGGTGGGAGTCGAGCCGCAGGAGGTCCACAAGTGGCTGCAAAGCTTCAATTGGGACTTCAAGAACAACCGCACCAAATACGCCACCAAGTATCACATGGCGAACCAGACCAAGGAGCAGTTCAAGGTCATCGCCAAGGAATACGCGCGTATGGAAGCGGCGAAGGACGAACGCCAGTTCGGCACGCTGCTCGACGGTCTCACGCGTCTTGGCGCGGGCAACCGTGTGCATCCACGTTGGGGCGAGACCATGAAGGTCATCTCCAACTTCCTCGAGGTCGGCGAATACAACGCGATTGCCGCTTCGGCGATGTTGTGGGATTCCGCGACGGCGGCCGAGCAGAAGAACGGCTATCTCGCGCAGGTGCTCGACGAAATTCGTCATACGCATCAGTGCGCCTTCATCAACCACTATTATTCGAAGCATTATCACGATCCGGCTGGCCACAATGACGCGCGTCGCACCCGCGCCATCGGGCCGCTCTGGAAGGGCATGAAGCGCGTCTTCGCGGACGGCTTTATTTCCGGCGACGCGGTCGAATGCTCAGTCAACCTGCAGCTTGTCGGCGAGGCCTGCTTCACCAACCCGCTGATCGTCGCGGTCACGGAGTGGGCGTCGGCCAATGGCGACGAGATCACGCCGACCGTGTTCCTCTCGGTCGAGACGGACGAGCTTCGTCACATGGCGAACGGCTATCAGACGGTGGTCTCGATCGCCAATGATCCGGCGGCGGCGAAATATCTGAACACCGATCTGAACAACGCCTTCTGGACGCAGCAGAAATACTTCACGCCAGCGCTTGGCTATCTCTTCGAGTACGGCTCGAAGTTCAAGGTCGAGCCGTGGGTGAAGACCTGGAACCGTTGGGTCTACGAGGATTGGGGTGGAATCTGGATTGGTCGTCTTGGCAAGTATGGCGTGGAGAGCCCGCGCTCGTTGCGCGACGCCAAGGTCGACGCCTATTGGGCGCACCACGATCTTGCGCTTGCGGCTTACGCGCTGTGGCCGCTCGGCTTCTCGCGTCTGTCGCTGCCGGACGAAGAGGATCAGGCGTGGTTCGAGGCCAACTATCCCGGTTGGGCCGATCACTACGGCAAGATCTACAACGAGTGGAAGAAGCTTGGCTACGAAGATCCCAAGAGCGGGTTCATTCCATACGCCTGGCTGGTCCAGAACGATCACGAGGTCTACATCGACCGCGTTTCGCAGGTGCCGTTCATTCCGTCCCTCGCCAAGGGCTCAGGCTCGCTGCGCGTTCACGAGTTCAACGGCCAGAAGCACTCGCTCACGGATGAGTGGGGCGAGCGCATGTGGCTCACCGAGCCGGAGCGCTACGAATGCCACTCAATCTTCGAGCAGTACGAAGGTCGCGAGCTGTCGGAAGTGATCGCCGAAGGTCATGGCGTCCGCTCGGACGGCAAGACGCTGATCGCCCAGCCGCATGTGCGTGGCGACAATCTCTGGACGCTCGAGGACATCAAGCGCGCCGGCTGCGTCTTCCACGACCCGCTCGCGAAGTTCAACTGA
- a CDS encoding tyrosine recombinase: MKAGAARQLDAFLDMLAAERGAARNTQDAYRRDLSDYIAHLSANGRDPGVATTEDIRAYLASLEPRGMSAATVARRISAIRQFHKFLYVDRHRDVDPASALDGPRLRRSAPGVFSTAEIDRLLAAASEGLDDEARPARERLRAARLYALLETLYATGLRVSELVSLPKTAAHSRDPFIVIRGKGGRERLAPLTDRARRALLSYRKLLEEMALERAGSSFLFPADSDSGHLTRQAFARDLKALASAAGLPAAEMHPHALRHAFASHLLQNGADLRVVQELLGHADISTTQIYTHVLDERMRAMVRDLHPLSETTDKLR; the protein is encoded by the coding sequence ATGAAAGCCGGCGCAGCGCGCCAGCTCGACGCCTTTCTCGACATGCTGGCCGCGGAGCGCGGCGCGGCGCGCAACACGCAGGACGCCTATCGGCGCGATCTTTCCGATTATATCGCGCATCTGTCCGCGAACGGCCGAGATCCCGGTGTAGCGACGACGGAAGACATCCGCGCCTATCTCGCCTCATTGGAGCCGCGCGGCATGTCGGCGGCCACCGTGGCGCGGCGCATTTCGGCGATTCGCCAGTTCCATAAATTTCTCTACGTCGACCGCCATCGCGACGTCGACCCGGCCTCGGCGCTCGATGGACCGCGGCTGCGGCGCAGCGCGCCCGGCGTATTCTCCACCGCGGAAATCGATCGGCTGCTTGCGGCCGCGAGCGAAGGGCTCGATGACGAGGCGCGGCCAGCTCGCGAGCGGCTGCGGGCGGCGCGGCTCTATGCGCTGCTCGAAACGCTTTACGCCACCGGCCTGCGCGTCTCCGAACTCGTGTCGCTGCCAAAAACCGCCGCGCATTCGCGCGATCCTTTCATCGTCATTCGCGGCAAGGGCGGGCGCGAACGCTTGGCACCGCTGACCGATCGCGCGCGCCGCGCGCTTCTTTCCTACCGCAAGCTGCTTGAGGAGATGGCGCTAGAGCGCGCAGGCTCGAGCTTTCTCTTCCCTGCCGACAGCGACAGCGGTCATCTCACGCGCCAGGCCTTCGCGCGCGATCTCAAGGCGCTTGCGAGCGCCGCCGGCCTGCCTGCCGCCGAGATGCATCCGCATGCGCTGCGCCACGCCTTTGCCAGCCATCTGCTGCAGAACGGCGCCGATCTGCGGGTGGTGCAGGAACTGCTTGGTCACGCGGACATCTCGACGACGCAGATCTATACGCATGTGCTCGACGAGCGCATGCGGGCGATGGTGCGCGATCTGCATCCGCTGTCGGAGACGACGGATAAGCTACGCTGA
- a CDS encoding bactofilin family protein → MAKNAMDFRPEEENVAYIGAGVTLKGEISASDLIIVDGAIEGDVSARVIKVGQGGVIRGNVSATEADVSGWISDHIEIKQLLVVRASGRVEGKITYGEIELEKGAVIAGELTAIEDYRAAKPAPAAKPAAERLEVAGAPPKPSSLDRINEAVRGAKGAKGALYLAAEGEAKRVATRTLLGRKSSAGS, encoded by the coding sequence ATGGCGAAGAACGCGATGGACTTTCGGCCAGAGGAAGAGAATGTCGCCTATATTGGCGCCGGCGTGACGCTCAAGGGCGAAATCTCCGCCTCGGATCTCATCATCGTCGACGGCGCGATTGAGGGCGACGTCTCCGCGCGCGTCATTAAGGTCGGGCAGGGCGGCGTCATCCGCGGCAACGTCAGCGCCACGGAAGCCGACGTGAGCGGCTGGATTTCCGATCATATCGAGATCAAGCAGTTGCTCGTCGTGCGCGCCAGCGGGCGCGTCGAGGGTAAAATTACCTATGGCGAGATCGAATTGGAGAAGGGCGCCGTCATCGCTGGCGAACTGACCGCGATCGAGGATTATCGCGCCGCGAAGCCCGCGCCGGCGGCGAAGCCCGCCGCCGAACGCCTGGAGGTCGCCGGCGCGCCGCCGAAACCCTCTTCGCTCGATCGCATCAATGAGGCGGTGCGCGGCGCCAAAGGGGCCAAGGGCGCTCTCTATCTCGCCGCCGAGGGCGAGGCGAAGCGGGTCGCGACGCGGACGCTGCTCGGCCGCAAGAGTTCGGCGGGCTCGTGA
- a CDS encoding sigma-54-dependent Fis family transcriptional regulator — MGHMMRGSAVAAFARDGEKPPPEVFELERPSAAWDWMRQTGQAPQGADWVRPQVLEAWARCIDEYDLPPGSDFGPRMAMHAQVCRIDHAKQSLCDAFAAGLPLMVYNLRPFLDEGNVTILLADTQGHVVHLLDAGLRIMSAGQNLARIGVGWHEASIGNNGLGTACLLDEPAAFEGKEHFSRAFHPFATAGCPILGSDGRACATIGMVTDRRDTAKLMLGFLRITCQLLEARLFERFATEGYLLRLRHRNGADTLAEQSTLIDGKLLVSAEGVIEGANRSTIDLLGVDSVASVIGKPFRDVLGVDLFDIVGESEAAGVRHLTVSKTQRHIRLEALRLDAVAEGRHARVKIKAAEREEPWRDHVSEAALQKASAVLQRDISLLITGESGVGKDHLIRRLHASGPRKDRPLVAINCAAIPRELIESELFGYEGGSFTGARAKGKKGKFVEADGGVLFLDEIGDMALDLQATLLRVLDSSEVVPIGSHRPIKVDVRVVAATNCQLREMVKDGKFRRDLYYRLNGVQIWLPPLRERPDRLQLLDHLLACEQEGQGDRKRLCDEVRALFFRHPWPGNIREARNVIRSSLAVARDGVIRFEDLPHDFVEEDETEASDKFADMRASVAPANWPTAVRKTALSDWEEQAVRAALTECEGNIAKAARRLGITRATLYHKMDRYGMRSARRIAAPEASR, encoded by the coding sequence ATGGGTCATATGATGCGTGGGAGCGCCGTTGCGGCATTCGCCCGCGACGGAGAAAAGCCCCCTCCGGAAGTTTTCGAACTCGAGAGACCGAGCGCCGCGTGGGACTGGATGCGCCAGACCGGTCAGGCTCCTCAGGGGGCGGACTGGGTGCGGCCACAGGTGCTTGAAGCTTGGGCGCGCTGCATCGACGAATATGATCTGCCGCCGGGCTCAGATTTTGGGCCACGAATGGCGATGCATGCGCAGGTTTGCCGCATTGACCACGCCAAGCAGAGTTTATGCGACGCTTTCGCCGCGGGCCTGCCGCTCATGGTCTACAATCTGCGTCCATTCCTCGATGAAGGGAATGTGACGATCCTTCTGGCCGACACACAAGGTCATGTCGTGCACCTACTCGATGCTGGTCTGCGCATCATGTCCGCTGGCCAAAATCTCGCCCGCATCGGCGTTGGCTGGCACGAGGCCAGCATCGGCAACAATGGCCTGGGAACCGCGTGCCTTCTCGATGAGCCGGCGGCATTCGAGGGCAAGGAGCATTTCTCGCGCGCGTTTCATCCATTCGCGACCGCGGGATGTCCAATCCTTGGCTCCGACGGCCGCGCCTGCGCGACGATCGGCATGGTGACCGACAGACGAGATACCGCGAAACTGATGCTCGGTTTCTTGCGGATCACGTGTCAGCTCCTTGAGGCGCGGCTTTTCGAACGCTTCGCGACCGAGGGCTATCTCTTACGTCTGCGCCATCGCAACGGCGCCGACACTCTCGCGGAACAGTCGACGCTCATCGACGGCAAGCTTCTCGTTTCGGCCGAAGGCGTCATTGAAGGCGCAAATCGTTCGACCATCGACCTCCTTGGCGTGGATAGCGTCGCCTCTGTTATTGGCAAGCCGTTCCGCGATGTCCTTGGCGTCGATTTGTTCGATATTGTCGGCGAGAGCGAGGCGGCAGGCGTCCGCCATTTGACCGTCAGCAAAACCCAGCGGCACATCCGTCTCGAAGCGCTTCGTCTGGATGCCGTCGCTGAGGGGCGTCATGCGCGCGTGAAGATCAAAGCGGCGGAGCGCGAAGAACCGTGGCGAGATCATGTGTCGGAGGCTGCGCTGCAAAAGGCTTCCGCGGTGCTGCAACGGGATATCTCACTTCTGATCACCGGTGAATCGGGCGTCGGCAAGGATCATCTGATCCGGCGGCTGCATGCGAGCGGGCCACGAAAGGATCGGCCGCTCGTCGCGATCAATTGTGCGGCCATCCCGCGGGAACTCATCGAAAGCGAACTCTTCGGCTATGAGGGCGGCAGCTTTACCGGCGCTCGAGCCAAGGGAAAGAAAGGAAAATTTGTCGAGGCCGACGGCGGCGTGCTGTTTCTCGACGAGATCGGCGACATGGCGCTCGATCTCCAGGCGACTCTGTTGCGTGTTCTCGATTCTTCAGAGGTGGTTCCAATTGGCTCTCACCGGCCGATCAAAGTCGACGTGCGCGTCGTTGCGGCGACCAACTGTCAGCTGCGGGAAATGGTCAAGGACGGAAAATTTCGCCGCGACCTTTATTACCGGCTCAACGGAGTGCAAATCTGGCTGCCGCCGCTACGCGAGCGCCCGGACCGCCTCCAGCTTCTCGATCATCTGCTTGCATGCGAACAGGAAGGGCAAGGCGACCGTAAGCGTTTATGCGACGAGGTGCGCGCCTTGTTTTTTCGTCATCCATGGCCCGGCAATATTCGTGAGGCGCGTAACGTCATACGGTCTTCGCTGGCGGTTGCGCGTGACGGCGTTATCCGTTTTGAGGATCTGCCGCATGATTTTGTCGAGGAGGACGAGACGGAGGCTTCCGATAAATTTGCTGATATGCGCGCGTCTGTCGCGCCAGCCAACTGGCCGACAGCTGTCCGTAAAACGGCTCTTTCCGACTGGGAGGAGCAGGCTGTGCGCGCGGCGTTGACGGAGTGCGAAGGCAATATCGCCAAGGCGGCGCGTCGCCTCGGGATCACGCGCGCAACGCTCTATCACAAAATGGATCGCTACGGCATGCGCAGCGCACGCCGCATCGCCGCCCCCGAGGCAAGCAGATGA
- a CDS encoding Hsp60 family chaperonin yields the protein MAKDIQFGDGVRRDILVGVRTLADSVGVTLGPRGRNVIIEHRAHGLPPVATKDGVTVAQAIELPGRRESIGVSMVRAMATTVSREAGDGTTTAVVLARRIAEDTRKALASGMNPRELTIGIERAMKAVDEELVRQARPCTERTRLSHVATIASGGEEDIGEIVADALDQAGAGGVISAELGEGVCDEIECVDGMRWEQGYRSPYFMTDSKRQLAELQDAYVLIYDRVINDFSELIPTLEIVRETGGSLLVVAENFEDSALPGLLLNHIRKNLLSIAVKGPGFGDSRYDYLLDLAALTGARPIMESFGEDLSSVTRTHLGKARRVVASEDATIVIGAGGDPEAIADRLARARRELDWIVNGDRSQGSPSGKRREVEKLEGRISALTGKMMTIKVGGYSDVLIKERLQRVDNALNSARMAREQGVVAGGGVALYRARRALEHLTGEGLDQNHGVAIVRDALDEPLRRIAANAGLDANELLFELRRGDSDFFGFDVRRGQWGDMYEMGVIDPVGVTRLALRNAVGTATSLMMVECAVTILPPDDPTFGFSGGAAAATREDPRC from the coding sequence ATGGCTAAGGACATTCAATTCGGCGATGGAGTCCGCCGGGACATTCTCGTCGGCGTCCGTACGCTCGCCGACTCTGTCGGCGTCACGCTCGGGCCACGTGGACGAAACGTCATCATCGAGCACCGCGCTCATGGACTGCCGCCGGTCGCAACGAAGGACGGGGTCACCGTCGCACAAGCCATCGAACTGCCGGGAAGACGCGAAAGTATCGGCGTGTCGATGGTTCGCGCCATGGCGACGACGGTCTCGCGAGAGGCCGGTGACGGCACGACGACCGCGGTCGTTTTGGCGCGCCGCATCGCCGAGGACACCCGTAAGGCGCTCGCGTCGGGAATGAACCCGCGCGAATTGACCATCGGGATCGAACGCGCGATGAAGGCTGTCGACGAGGAACTCGTTCGTCAGGCAAGGCCCTGTACGGAGCGGACCAGGCTTTCGCATGTCGCGACCATCGCGTCGGGGGGCGAGGAAGATATTGGCGAGATCGTCGCCGACGCGCTTGACCAGGCCGGCGCGGGCGGCGTGATCTCGGCCGAACTCGGCGAAGGCGTCTGCGACGAAATCGAATGCGTCGACGGCATGCGCTGGGAGCAGGGCTATCGGTCGCCCTATTTCATGACCGACAGCAAGCGGCAGCTGGCGGAATTGCAAGACGCCTATGTGCTGATCTACGACCGGGTGATCAACGATTTTTCCGAGCTCATCCCGACGCTGGAAATCGTGCGTGAAACTGGCGGCAGTCTCCTCGTCGTCGCAGAGAATTTCGAGGACTCCGCGCTCCCCGGTCTACTGCTCAACCATATTCGCAAAAACCTGCTTTCCATTGCGGTCAAGGGGCCAGGCTTCGGCGACAGTCGCTACGACTATCTGCTCGATCTTGCGGCGTTGACCGGCGCGCGGCCGATCATGGAGTCCTTTGGCGAAGATCTCAGCAGCGTGACGCGGACGCATCTCGGCAAAGCGCGTCGTGTCGTCGCGAGCGAGGACGCGACGATCGTCATCGGCGCGGGCGGCGATCCGGAAGCAATCGCGGACCGTCTGGCGCGCGCGCGGCGAGAACTCGACTGGATCGTCAATGGAGATCGGTCCCAAGGCTCGCCTTCGGGAAAGCGCCGCGAGGTCGAAAAGCTCGAAGGGCGCATCAGCGCGCTCACCGGCAAGATGATGACGATTAAGGTTGGCGGATATTCGGACGTGCTCATCAAGGAGCGCCTTCAACGCGTCGACAATGCGCTCAATTCGGCGCGTATGGCGCGCGAGCAGGGCGTCGTCGCAGGAGGCGGCGTCGCGCTCTACCGGGCGCGGCGCGCGCTCGAACATTTGACAGGAGAGGGTCTCGACCAAAACCATGGCGTTGCGATCGTTCGCGATGCGCTTGACGAACCGTTGCGCCGGATCGCCGCCAATGCGGGGCTAGACGCCAACGAACTTCTGTTCGAACTGCGCCGCGGCGACAGCGATTTCTTCGGCTTCGACGTGCGTAGAGGGCAATGGGGCGATATGTACGAGATGGGCGTCATCGATCCTGTTGGGGTTACGCGTCTTGCCTTGCGTAATGCGGTCGGGACGGCGACCTCCTTAATGATGGTGGAATGCGCGGTCACGATTCTTCCGCCAGACGATCCGACATTCGGCTTTAGCGGCGGAGCGGCGGCGGCGACGCGAGAAGATCCGCGTTGCTGA